Below is a window of Thermoplasmata archaeon DNA.
TCGTCGGCGCCCACACCTCCCTCGGGATGACCCCGCTGCTCTACTACGGCACCGAGGAGCAGAAGCGCCGCTGGCTGGTGCCCGCGGCGAAGGGCGAGAAGCTCCTCGCCTTCAGCCTCACCGAGCCGGGCTCGGGCAGCGATTCCGGCGCCGTCCACACCGTCGCCGAGCGCGACGGTGACGGGTGGGTGATCACGGGCAACAAGATCTACGTCTCGAACGGCCGCGAGGCCGATGCGATCATCCTGATGGCCGGCAACGACGTCAAGCTCGGCCCGAACGGGGGCGTCACCGCCTTCGTCGTCGACGCCGGGCTCGCGGGCTTCTCGGTGGGCCGATGCGAGAAGAAGATGGGCCTGCACGGGACGTCGACGGCCGAGCTGATCCTCGACCACGTGCACGTCGGGCCCGAGGCGGTCCTCGGCGAGGTAGGGAAGGGCTTCTCGATCGCGATGACCGCGCTCGACGTCGGCCGCGTCTCGCTCGGCGCGGCCTCGCTCGGCGGCATGCAGGCCGCGACCGCGCAGGCGCTCGAGTTCTCCAAGAACCGGACCCAGTTCGGCCTGCCGATCAGCGAGTACCAGGCGATCCAGTTCAAGCTCGCGGACATGGCGATGAAGATCCACGCGCTGCGTTTCATGGTCTACCACGCCGCGGCCCAGCAGGACCGGCTCGGTACGAACCCGAAGGCGTGGGGCCGCCTCGAGCGGGCCCAGAAGACCCGGGACGCGGCGACCGTGAAGTGCCTGGCCTCGGAGTGGGCGAGCGACGTGATCGACCAGGCGCTGCAGATCCACGGCGGACTCGGCTACATCCGGGGCACGCCGATCGAGCGGGCCTACCGCGACGCCCGGATCAGCGAGATCTTCGAGGGGACGAACGAGATCCAGCGCCTCGTGGTCTCGCGCGACCTCATCGCGCGGGGGCCGTAGCCGGCGCGGGCGAGCCGGTCGCGGCGACCGGCACCGCGTCCTCGCCCCGCAATACGCGCCGCAGGACCTTCTGTACGCCGCTGCGCGGCAGCGCGTCCCGGAACTCGACCGCCCTCGGGGCCTTGTAGTGCGCGATGCGCTCTCGCACGAAGGTGATCAGCTCGTCGGCCGACGGGTGCGTGCCGGGTTTCGCGACGACGAACGCCTTGACCGCCTCGCCGCGCTCGGGGTCCGCCATGCCGACGACCGCGACGTCCTGCACCGCGGGATGCTGGAAGAGGATCTCCTCCACCTCGCGGGGCCAGACCTTCATGCCGCCGACGTTGATCATGTCCTTCTTGCGGTCGACGATGTAGGCGTAGCCGTCCGCGTCCAGACGCGCCACGTCGCCGGTGCGGAGCCATCCGCCGCGGAGCACGGCGGCCGTCTCCTCGGGGTGGCCGAAGTAGCCGACCATCACCTGGGGACCGCGCACCTCGAGCTCGCCGACCTCCCCGGGCGCGAGCGCCTGG
It encodes the following:
- a CDS encoding acyl-CoA dehydrogenase family protein, translating into MPIDFSFTADQEAFRDAVRTFLAKEVAPVVAEMDEREEFPRASVAKMQAEGYFGVPIPEEYGGLGLGKVGYCLFLEELGRVDASHGVIVGAHTSLGMTPLLYYGTEEQKRRWLVPAAKGEKLLAFSLTEPGSGSDSGAVHTVAERDGDGWVITGNKIYVSNGREADAIILMAGNDVKLGPNGGVTAFVVDAGLAGFSVGRCEKKMGLHGTSTAELILDHVHVGPEAVLGEVGKGFSIAMTALDVGRVSLGAASLGGMQAATAQALEFSKNRTQFGLPISEYQAIQFKLADMAMKIHALRFMVYHAAAQQDRLGTNPKAWGRLERAQKTRDAATVKCLASEWASDVIDQALQIHGGLGYIRGTPIERAYRDARISEIFEGTNEIQRLVVSRDLIARGP